The following coding sequences are from one Shewanella violacea DSS12 window:
- a CDS encoding S8 family serine peptidase produces the protein MLNKLSPLAIAIAGVMAVSAPVQAKSISNHEYVKDSILVVYKDNTTKSERLSAQRLVRGSIRDLNADGIDDKFSRLLDGRLAKLSLRSGANIDEAIKVISKHPAVKYAEPNYVIKAIGTPDDPDFVSLWGMNNTGQDGGTADADIDAVEAWDITTGDTSVVVGVIDTGVDYNHEDLQGNIWTNPNEIPGNGIDDDGNGVIDDIHGYSAINDNGDPMDGNGHGTHVSGTIGAKGNNGIGVVGVNWDVSIVGCQFLDASGSGSTAGAIACIDYLTDLKINHGVDIKATNNSWGGGGFSQALKDSIDSAGDAGILFFAAAGNGASDNDATPSYPASYDSDAVMAIASTDRNDNMSGFSQWGLTSVDMGAPGSSILSTTPGNSYSTYSGTSMATPHMTGAAALVWSINPDLSLAEMKQLLMDSGDVNADLTGKTVAGTRLNVATALDMADPSPSYRFTATPVSQTVEAGSATSYDFSVGSVAGWDDTVALTVAVSPALAGVTLSTDTVMAGNMFTVDVMTADNAAWGDYTITVSGDDGMIQKDKSVSLTVLPQGLEDFTYRNDSSVDIPDNDAAGITSTIEIIDVVQIFGVNADVNITHTWSGDLLVTLTSPAGTEVVLSNRAGGSANDIIKSWDLSDFNGEMLAGTWTLFVSDNVSADTGTLNSWGMVVSGVGDAAPAAPVASFDYSVDSLNVVFTNTSTDANDDIVSYSWNFGDGSASADMSPNYVYAAAGTYSVSMTVTDADGNEDMAMLDVEVFEHSITSAVTRAKVSRRGSALVDLTWGGASGESVSIYRDGVMIKTTANDGRYRDRFTDAPASVEYKICETSTSLCSDPITAQF, from the coding sequence ATGTTGAACAAACTGTCACCTCTGGCGATTGCCATTGCAGGGGTTATGGCTGTATCTGCGCCAGTACAAGCAAAATCAATTTCTAACCATGAATATGTGAAAGATTCGATTCTCGTTGTGTATAAAGATAATACGACTAAGAGTGAGCGACTTTCGGCTCAGCGACTAGTCAGGGGTTCTATTCGAGATCTCAATGCCGACGGTATCGATGATAAATTTTCTCGCTTACTCGATGGTCGTTTAGCTAAATTATCTCTACGTTCAGGTGCCAATATTGACGAGGCGATTAAGGTCATCAGTAAGCACCCAGCGGTTAAGTATGCCGAGCCGAACTATGTGATAAAGGCCATAGGAACACCGGATGATCCTGACTTTGTCTCCCTTTGGGGCATGAACAACACAGGTCAGGATGGTGGAACGGCCGATGCCGATATCGATGCAGTTGAAGCCTGGGATATCACCACAGGTGATACCAGCGTAGTCGTAGGTGTTATCGATACGGGTGTCGATTATAACCATGAAGATCTACAGGGAAATATCTGGACTAACCCCAATGAGATCCCGGGTAATGGTATCGATGATGACGGCAACGGCGTTATCGATGATATTCACGGTTACAGTGCCATCAATGACAATGGCGATCCTATGGACGGTAACGGTCATGGTACCCATGTATCGGGCACTATCGGTGCAAAGGGCAACAATGGTATCGGTGTTGTTGGTGTAAACTGGGATGTGTCTATCGTAGGCTGTCAATTCCTCGATGCGAGTGGTTCGGGTTCTACCGCAGGTGCGATAGCCTGTATCGATTACTTGACCGATCTTAAGATTAATCATGGTGTCGACATCAAGGCGACCAACAACTCATGGGGCGGCGGTGGATTTAGTCAGGCGCTAAAAGACTCAATCGATTCAGCTGGCGATGCTGGCATCTTGTTCTTCGCCGCGGCGGGTAACGGCGCGTCAGATAATGATGCGACTCCCAGCTATCCGGCAAGTTATGATTCAGACGCTGTGATGGCGATTGCCAGTACAGATCGAAATGACAATATGTCAGGCTTCTCACAGTGGGGCTTAACCAGTGTCGATATGGGTGCACCTGGTTCATCCATTCTATCGACGACTCCGGGTAATAGTTACTCGACCTACTCAGGGACTTCCATGGCAACGCCGCATATGACAGGTGCTGCCGCTCTGGTTTGGTCAATCAATCCGGATCTGAGCCTTGCTGAAATGAAGCAATTGCTGATGGATTCAGGTGATGTGAATGCCGATCTAACCGGTAAGACAGTTGCCGGTACTCGGCTCAACGTAGCGACTGCGTTGGACATGGCCGATCCTTCTCCAAGCTACCGTTTCACTGCGACGCCAGTATCTCAAACTGTTGAGGCAGGTTCAGCTACCAGTTACGACTTCAGTGTCGGTAGCGTAGCGGGTTGGGATGATACTGTTGCGCTAACGGTAGCCGTTTCACCAGCATTAGCTGGCGTTACTCTGTCTACCGATACTGTGATGGCGGGTAATATGTTTACCGTCGATGTGATGACTGCAGATAATGCGGCATGGGGTGATTATACTATTACCGTTTCCGGTGATGATGGCATGATCCAGAAGGACAAGTCAGTATCTCTGACTGTACTGCCACAGGGTCTTGAAGACTTCACTTATCGCAACGATTCATCTGTAGATATTCCTGATAACGACGCAGCAGGTATCACCAGCACTATCGAGATCATCGATGTGGTACAGATCTTCGGCGTCAATGCCGATGTCAATATCACCCATACCTGGAGTGGCGATCTACTGGTGACTCTGACTTCCCCAGCCGGCACCGAGGTTGTTTTGTCGAATCGCGCCGGTGGAAGTGCTAATGACATCATCAAGAGTTGGGATCTAAGTGATTTTAACGGTGAGATGCTTGCCGGTACTTGGACGCTATTTGTCAGTGATAATGTTAGTGCTGATACGGGTACATTAAATAGCTGGGGCATGGTGGTTTCTGGTGTCGGTGATGCGGCTCCTGCTGCACCTGTCGCTAGCTTCGATTACAGTGTCGATAGCCTTAATGTGGTATTTACTAACACGAGTACCGATGCTAATGACGATATCGTCAGCTATAGCTGGAACTTTGGTGATGGCTCTGCATCTGCCGATATGAGTCCTAACTATGTGTATGCTGCTGCAGGTACTTACTCTGTGTCTATGACTGTGACTGATGCCGATGGCAACGAAGACATGGCTATGTTGGATGTTGAAGTATTTGAACACAGCATCACATCTGCTGTTACTCGCGCTAAGGTATCACGCCGCGGAAGTGCTCTGGTCGATCTGACTTGGGGTGGTGCTTCTGGTGAGTCTGTGAGTATCTATCGTGATGGCGTGATGATCAAAACCACAGCGAACGATGGTCGTTACCGTGATCGTTTCACTGATGCACCTGCATCGGTTGAATACAAGATCTGTGAAACCTCTACTAGCCTATGTTCTGACCCAATTACGGCTCAGTTCTAA
- a CDS encoding CsgG/HfaB family protein, whose protein sequence is MKKLISYCGLLLLSACSLIPKPELNVTKAEINPVSQTMRALQAKPGPKYPIPVAVYSFRDQTGQYKPQQNVSSFSTAVTQGATSMLIQTLLESKWFTPVEREGLQNLLTERKISKKQPLKSKDAKVPLLTNARLLLEGGIISYETNISTGGAGVEYYGIGASEMYREDQVTIYLRAVDVHTGKVMMSVSTTKRVFSQEMRAGLIRFTSLNRLAEAEIGFTTNEPVQFCVLQAIELAVAEIIEKGIELGYWNQDDSSVKG, encoded by the coding sequence ATGAAAAAGTTAATTTCTTATTGTGGCCTGCTATTGCTATCGGCTTGTAGCTTAATTCCTAAGCCCGAGCTCAATGTCACCAAGGCTGAGATTAATCCTGTGAGTCAAACCATGCGCGCGCTGCAGGCAAAACCTGGGCCTAAATACCCTATACCGGTCGCCGTCTATTCCTTCAGGGATCAGACTGGACAGTATAAGCCGCAACAGAATGTGAGCTCGTTTTCGACGGCGGTGACCCAAGGTGCGACCTCTATGCTGATCCAGACTCTGCTCGAGTCTAAATGGTTCACGCCGGTGGAGCGTGAAGGGCTGCAAAATCTGCTTACTGAGCGCAAGATAAGCAAGAAACAACCCCTGAAGTCGAAAGACGCTAAAGTGCCGCTACTGACCAATGCACGTTTGCTGCTTGAGGGGGGGATCATCAGCTATGAGACCAATATTAGTACCGGTGGTGCCGGAGTTGAATATTATGGTATTGGCGCTTCCGAGATGTATCGGGAAGATCAGGTGACCATCTATCTCAGAGCCGTCGATGTACACACTGGCAAGGTGATGATGTCGGTATCGACCACTAAGCGCGTCTTCTCCCAGGAGATGCGTGCAGGTTTGATCCGTTTTACCAGCTTAAATCGTCTGGCCGAAGCCGAAATAGGTTTCACTACCAATGAGCCGGTGCAGTTCTGCGTGCTTCAGGCAATAGAGCTCGCGGTGGCTGAGATCATAGAGAAGGGGATCGAGCTGGGATATTGGAATCAAGATGATTCATCAGTAAAGGGCTAA
- a CDS encoding curlin: MQALTKALSIIILLSSSFYAHSQELQDSEDYELAITLQTLLETNGRGNFINLVQSGVLNQAYLLQSGHDNSIELDQVGLDNQANITQHGDNNEVELLQVGVRNQADITQIGNDNLVQLNQLGSANFSIEQIADGAAITITQY; encoded by the coding sequence GTGCAGGCTTTAACTAAGGCTCTATCCATCATCATTCTGCTATCCAGTAGCTTCTATGCGCATAGCCAAGAACTACAAGACAGTGAAGATTATGAACTAGCTATCACTCTGCAAACTCTACTTGAAACTAATGGGCGAGGTAATTTCATTAACTTGGTTCAATCGGGTGTACTTAATCAGGCTTACTTACTGCAGTCAGGTCATGACAACAGCATAGAGCTAGATCAAGTCGGTCTCGATAACCAAGCCAATATCACTCAACACGGTGATAACAATGAAGTTGAACTACTCCAGGTTGGTGTTCGCAATCAAGCCGATATTACTCAGATAGGTAATGACAACTTGGTTCAACTAAATCAACTGGGAAGCGCTAATTTTTCAATTGAACAGATTGCAGACGGGGCAGCAATCACAATAACTCAATATTAA
- a CDS encoding curli production assembly/transport protein CsgE, whose product MAKEDDIEISGLVIDRTLTRFGKDFGFYYSGYWRDLPFTQGFNVTLYETVFPQSGTRLTLEVNGTAIYRTHFGRRANPIKERAEQAILVTIDYIATVRANAITGEFADTSDGY is encoded by the coding sequence ATGGCTAAAGAGGATGACATAGAGATTAGCGGTCTAGTGATCGATAGAACCTTGACGCGCTTTGGAAAAGATTTCGGTTTCTACTATTCAGGATATTGGAGAGATCTCCCTTTTACCCAGGGATTTAATGTCACTCTATACGAAACAGTCTTCCCACAATCTGGGACACGCCTCACCTTAGAGGTGAATGGAACGGCTATTTATAGAACCCATTTTGGACGCCGAGCTAACCCTATTAAGGAGAGAGCGGAGCAGGCCATTCTAGTCACCATAGATTACATAGCTACAGTCAGAGCTAATGCGATAACAGGTGAGTTTGCCGATACCTCAGACGGTTACTAG
- a CDS encoding MFS transporter has protein sequence MSNNGLSKTEKKVAFSLAGVFGLRMMGLFMIMPVFALYGQDLEGFSPLWVGIAIGAYGLTQAALQIPMGILSDKFGRKPIILIGLVLFAIGSLVAANADTIYGVVAGRAIQGMGAIAAAVLALAADLTRDEQRTKVMAIIGMCIGFSFALSLLVGPIVAQYLGLSGLFAMTACLAVLGMFIVQFMVPTPVTHAPKGDTVATPTKLKAMITDPQLFRLDAGIFILHLVLTAVFVALPLDLVDAGLVKEKHWMLYFPAFIGAFFLMVPLMIIGVKKKNTKATFQVSLLIMMLALASMALFADNLVVLSIAVVLFFTGFNYLEASLPSLIAKFCPVGDKGSAMGVYSTSQFLGAFSGGLLGGGAYQLVGAAGVFGVALCLMTIWLLLTLGMKNPVLLKSYTLEATVEGKEQAKAMATELSLLPGVAEAIVVLEERVAYLKVDEHFDLREARAVLGSVS, from the coding sequence ATGTCCAATAACGGACTCTCAAAGACTGAGAAAAAAGTCGCGTTTTCATTAGCCGGTGTATTCGGTTTGCGCATGATGGGCTTGTTTATGATCATGCCTGTTTTTGCGCTATACGGGCAAGATCTAGAAGGTTTTTCTCCACTTTGGGTGGGGATAGCCATAGGCGCATACGGTTTAACTCAAGCTGCGTTGCAGATCCCCATGGGGATCCTATCGGATAAGTTTGGTCGTAAACCTATCATTCTCATCGGTCTAGTATTGTTCGCTATCGGTAGTTTGGTCGCCGCCAATGCCGATACCATTTATGGTGTGGTCGCAGGCCGGGCAATACAGGGGATGGGAGCTATCGCCGCTGCCGTGTTGGCCTTGGCCGCCGATTTAACTCGGGATGAACAGCGCACTAAGGTGATGGCTATTATCGGCATGTGCATAGGCTTCTCCTTCGCACTATCCTTATTGGTCGGGCCTATCGTCGCCCAATACCTTGGTTTATCTGGTTTGTTTGCTATGACGGCGTGTCTGGCGGTATTAGGCATGTTCATCGTGCAGTTTATGGTGCCGACTCCCGTAACGCATGCGCCGAAAGGTGACACTGTGGCGACACCTACCAAGTTAAAAGCCATGATCACCGACCCCCAGCTATTCAGACTCGATGCCGGAATTTTTATTCTACACCTAGTGCTGACGGCAGTTTTTGTGGCCTTGCCATTGGATCTGGTTGATGCGGGCTTAGTGAAAGAAAAGCATTGGATGCTCTATTTTCCTGCATTTATAGGTGCCTTCTTCCTTATGGTGCCTTTGATGATCATAGGGGTGAAGAAGAAAAATACTAAGGCCACTTTTCAGGTCTCTTTATTGATCATGATGTTGGCCTTAGCTTCGATGGCGCTGTTTGCCGACAACTTAGTGGTCTTGAGCATTGCCGTGGTGCTATTTTTTACCGGATTTAACTATCTGGAAGCTTCGCTGCCAAGTTTGATTGCCAAATTTTGTCCTGTGGGAGATAAGGGCTCTGCCATGGGGGTTTATTCCACCAGTCAATTTCTCGGCGCCTTCAGTGGTGGATTACTCGGCGGTGGTGCATATCAATTAGTGGGCGCTGCCGGTGTGTTTGGCGTCGCTCTTTGCTTGATGACTATCTGGCTGCTATTGACCTTAGGCATGAAGAATCCTGTACTGCTCAAGAGCTATACCCTTGAAGCTACAGTAGAAGGTAAAGAACAGGCCAAGGCGATGGCAACTGAGTTGTCTCTACTCCCAGGTGTTGCCGAGGCGATAGTTGTCTTAGAGGAGAGGGTCGCATATTTAAAAGTTGATGAGCATTTCGATTTGAGAGAGGCTCGAGCTGTGTTAGGCTCTGTCAGTTAA
- a CDS encoding single-stranded DNA-binding protein, with translation MASRGVNKVILVGNLGKDPEVRYMPNGNAVANFTVATSESWKDQQGQQQERTEWHNIVMYRRLAEVAGEYLKKGSKVYIEGKLQTSKWQDQSTGQDRYKTEINANEMQMLDSRGQGGGQQGGFGQQQGQQQQSGGYQQAPQQQQGGYQGGQQQAAPQQQAPQQAGYGQQQAAPQQQAPAYAPKPQQAPQQAAPKAAPQQRPAPQPQQAAPQQNFTPDLDDGWDDDIPF, from the coding sequence ATGGCCAGTCGTGGTGTCAATAAGGTAATTTTGGTCGGTAACTTAGGGAAAGACCCTGAAGTTCGTTACATGCCAAATGGCAATGCCGTAGCCAACTTTACAGTGGCGACGAGTGAGTCTTGGAAAGACCAACAGGGTCAACAACAAGAGCGCACAGAGTGGCACAACATCGTCATGTACCGTCGCTTAGCTGAAGTTGCCGGCGAATACCTGAAGAAAGGTTCTAAGGTTTATATCGAAGGTAAATTGCAGACCAGTAAGTGGCAAGATCAGTCTACCGGTCAAGACCGTTATAAGACTGAGATCAATGCTAACGAGATGCAGATGCTCGATAGCCGTGGTCAAGGTGGCGGACAGCAAGGTGGCTTTGGTCAACAGCAAGGTCAGCAGCAACAATCTGGTGGTTACCAGCAGGCGCCTCAACAGCAGCAAGGCGGCTATCAAGGTGGTCAGCAGCAGGCAGCACCGCAGCAGCAAGCTCCTCAGCAAGCTGGTTATGGTCAGCAACAGGCTGCACCACAGCAGCAAGCTCCAGCTTATGCGCCTAAGCCTCAACAAGCACCACAGCAGGCGGCTCCTAAGGCTGCTCCACAGCAACGTCCTGCGCCTCAGCCACAACAGGCTGCTCCGCAACAGAACTTTACACCGGATCTCGATGACGGTTGGGATGATGATATCCCGTTCTAG
- a CDS encoding curlin: MRTQTKSIIALAIAAGLGMSSSALANTDNSATVSQTIVTAGDVLGQEAFVTQTGDRHTTILNQEGDEQTATIVQDGYWAEAYIDSKGLGNNVEVDQAADWHLADINIEGNDNEALVEQADFWNQANVVISGNDNFVDVMQDGSQNEAVVELLGDTNSAIVIQEGSGNFSVFRVEGNDNDGDITQYGDNNVGGMVSLDITPNLGNNNDVEVYQEGNNNLGAIKGVAGDNNNFLVTQEGDSNTGFVYSLVGSDNEIEINQEGNSNTAYLALTTGDDNDVEITQRGDNNTIGDTLVADIQGRDNNIDLELEGNNNGAEFQVLGNENDIDLDQEGDTNFATFGIYGDDNDIDMSSDGDNNEILAFAAGDDNDIEVHQDGDTNFGYADILGSDNEVDIDQDGNENEALVTVIGFDNTDVEATQNGDLNLIDLIIMGDENSVMVTQTGDGNWFGGEDESAFVVEGMDNSLMVAQNGKDNLVTGSQTGMGNSISVTQTGDFNSAVVIQN; encoded by the coding sequence ATGAGAACGCAAACAAAATCGATCATAGCTTTAGCAATCGCCGCAGGGCTCGGAATGAGTTCATCTGCTTTAGCAAACACGGATAATAGTGCCACTGTAAGCCAGACTATTGTCACCGCAGGTGATGTGCTTGGTCAGGAAGCTTTTGTCACCCAAACCGGTGACCGCCACACTACGATACTAAATCAAGAAGGCGACGAGCAGACAGCCACCATAGTTCAGGATGGCTATTGGGCAGAAGCTTATATCGATTCAAAGGGACTAGGTAACAATGTTGAAGTCGATCAAGCAGCCGATTGGCATCTGGCAGATATAAATATTGAAGGTAATGACAACGAAGCCTTAGTCGAGCAAGCTGATTTCTGGAACCAGGCCAATGTCGTTATTTCGGGTAATGATAACTTTGTCGATGTGATGCAAGACGGCAGCCAAAATGAGGCAGTAGTAGAGCTATTAGGTGACACTAACTCAGCTATCGTTATTCAGGAAGGTAGCGGAAACTTCAGCGTATTCCGTGTCGAAGGCAATGACAACGACGGTGATATCACTCAATACGGTGATAACAACGTAGGTGGCATGGTGTCACTGGACATCACACCAAACCTAGGTAACAACAACGATGTTGAAGTCTATCAGGAAGGTAACAATAACTTAGGTGCTATCAAAGGTGTTGCAGGCGATAACAACAACTTTTTAGTGACTCAAGAAGGCGATAGCAACACAGGTTTTGTCTACTCACTAGTAGGCTCTGATAATGAAATCGAGATAAACCAGGAAGGTAACAGCAACACAGCTTACCTTGCCCTTACTACAGGTGATGATAACGATGTTGAGATAACTCAACGTGGCGACAATAACACTATCGGTGACACCTTAGTTGCAGATATCCAGGGCAGGGATAACAATATCGACCTAGAGCTGGAGGGCAATAACAACGGCGCCGAATTCCAAGTCTTAGGCAATGAAAACGATATCGACCTAGATCAAGAAGGTGACACTAACTTTGCTACCTTCGGTATCTATGGCGATGACAATGACATCGACATGAGCTCAGACGGTGATAACAACGAAATACTTGCCTTTGCCGCTGGCGATGACAACGACATCGAAGTGCATCAAGATGGCGACACAAACTTCGGCTATGCCGACATTCTAGGTAGCGACAACGAAGTCGATATCGACCAAGATGGTAACGAAAACGAAGCATTGGTTACTGTTATCGGTTTTGATAACACAGATGTTGAAGCGACTCAAAATGGCGATCTGAACCTTATTGACCTGATCATCATGGGCGATGAGAACAGCGTCATGGTCACTCAAACAGGTGACGGTAACTGGTTTGGTGGTGAAGATGAATCTGCGTTTGTCGTCGAAGGTATGGACAACAGCCTGATGGTCGCCCAAAACGGCAAGGATAACTTAGTGACAGGTTCTCAAACTGGCATGGGTAACAGTATTTCTGTGACTCAGACCGGTGACTTCAACTCGGCAGTTGTCATTCAGAACTAA
- a CDS encoding DUF2059 domain-containing protein: protein MKILAPIALLLVFSSPSHADQDSHRAAAQAVLDATLAQDVIPQAMYQLKASYAHLVKDLPLKREHREIETQYREQAFELANKRLNWERIQPEFITLYTSTYKEQELKDIAAFYRTETGKKYLKNMPGTLRQSSQLVQAQMRDIRGEFKQNITQLELATGIEKSHIPSQSTSGHQH, encoded by the coding sequence ATGAAAATACTCGCCCCTATAGCCCTGCTATTAGTCTTCAGCAGCCCAAGTCATGCAGATCAAGACTCTCATCGAGCGGCAGCACAGGCTGTACTCGATGCAACCTTAGCTCAAGACGTTATTCCTCAGGCCATGTATCAGCTCAAGGCCAGTTATGCTCATCTGGTTAAAGATTTGCCCTTAAAGAGGGAGCATAGAGAGATTGAGACCCAATACAGGGAGCAAGCCTTCGAACTCGCTAACAAGCGACTCAACTGGGAACGGATCCAGCCTGAGTTTATCACCCTCTATACCAGTACTTACAAGGAGCAAGAACTCAAAGATATCGCCGCCTTCTACCGCACCGAGACTGGCAAGAAATACCTAAAAAATATGCCTGGGACCTTAAGACAATCCAGCCAACTGGTGCAAGCTCAGATGAGGGATATCAGGGGAGAGTTCAAACAGAACATCACTCAACTCGAGCTAGCTACTGGCATCGAAAAATCCCATATTCCTAGCCAGTCGACTAGCGGTCACCAACACTAA
- a CDS encoding curli assembly protein CsgF: MNYRMLFMGAALSAANLVASQAQATELVYTPINPSFGGSPLNGSYLLNKANIQNDHTAESTEKDFVTRFKESLERNILNTVTRGVANGEITEGIYDTGDFTIVISTVGENVILTLTNLLTGEVTEIVMSLNGG; the protein is encoded by the coding sequence ATGAATTACAGGATGTTATTTATGGGGGCCGCGCTATCGGCTGCGAATCTGGTGGCAAGCCAGGCTCAAGCCACCGAATTAGTTTATACCCCAATCAACCCAAGCTTTGGCGGTTCGCCTCTCAATGGCTCATATCTGCTCAATAAAGCCAATATACAGAATGATCATACGGCAGAAAGCACAGAGAAAGATTTTGTGACTCGTTTTAAAGAGTCACTGGAACGCAATATTCTCAACACTGTGACCCGTGGTGTGGCAAATGGTGAGATCACCGAGGGTATCTATGATACCGGTGATTTTACCATTGTGATTTCTACCGTTGGAGAGAATGTGATCTTGACTCTGACTAACCTCTTAACTGGCGAAGTGACTGAAATTGTCATGTCGTTAAACGGGGGATAA